Below is a genomic region from Falco naumanni isolate bFalNau1 chromosome 2, bFalNau1.pat, whole genome shotgun sequence.
ATCTGTATTGGACTGCTGCCTGTAATGGGCTGGAACTGCCTCAGAGATGAATCCACCTGCAGTGTTATCAGACCACTCActaaaaataatgcagctgTCCTTTCGGTCTCTTTCTTGCTTATGTTTGCCCTCATGCTGCAGCTCTACATTCAGATCTGTAAAATCGTGATGCGCCATGCCCATCAGATTGCCTTGCAACACCATTTCCTGGCCACTTCCCACTATGTGACCACCCGAAAAGGCGTGTCTACTTTGGCCATTATTTTGGGGACTTTTGCTGCTTGTTGGATGCCTTTTACGCTCTATTCTTTAATAGCAGATTACACCTATCCTTCTATATACACCTATGCCACGCTCCTGCCAGCTACCTACAATTCCATCATCAATCCTGTAATATATGCTTTTAGAAACCAGGAGATACAGAAAGCACTTTGGCTCATCTGTTGTGGCTGTATTCCTTCTAACCTGTCTCAGAGAGCAAGATCACCCAGTGATGTCTGATTGGCAGCTAGGAGGACGCTCCTTAACATGTTACTTTCCAGACATTCTTGCGATGCTGTCTTTGGTTTAGATGCATTCATTAAATGGTGTGTGATGGGTTCATATAAAAACCACAGGATGCACTGACCTTTTTataaacacaaaaccccagTGACAAAAATGAATCAAGCGGTTTAAGGGAGAtttccaaaatcaaaataatcagTGTTCTTACAGATTTATGGTGTTGCTCAGGGCCTTTTGTTACATTACCCAGACTTTGCCATGTTTGCCATGATTTTACATtaagttttcaaattaaaatcaaatggaaaCAGCATACCTCCTTTGAAATTGTTTATGTGATTTTGAGTTTAGTCATACTGCATGTTACAGTCTGTTGtcaggatattttttccctctttaattctttttaaaaccagaaaagaaaaaaaagaagaaaacagaaaagaaaacccaagtcCTGTTACCCCATTTGTATATCATCAGAATACTCTTCAAAATAATGGCCAATTGTACTGATTTATATGGTATTTATTGTAATAATCTCAGTGCACCAAATTTGCTCTAAGTGAGGAAGTACTTGtatagcattttatttcacatcTCGGTATGAATTAGCTTGATAATTGTTTGAAAGGGTTACCTGTTCTCTCCTGAGTTCTGGCTGGATGTTAAAACAGAAGATAAGCTTTGCCTTCCTTTTGAAAAGTCAGCCATATGTTTTCACTTAGATATGGGACATCAGAGCTCATTAtactattaattttaaaaggaattcaGGGGGGATCTTCGAAACTGATGAAACAATGTGGCCTCTTTTGGCTATGCATTTGTAATAGATACAACACTAACTTTCTCAGCCAAGTTTATCTTTTCAGAAGTGCATAAGAAAATATCTAATAAAGTAACATACAAATTgcttgcaaaatgtttttagcATCTATGTGAAATGGTTTCCCTTAAGTTTGTTACCAAGTCAAAACTATTACCACTTGCTTTCAGCGTTCTgtgatataatttaaaatactgacatttatAAAATCTCAGAGCATATCTGGTTCATAATTTTATGCAACCAGGGCTGCAAcatgaaacaatattttcttttctgtcagtttCATCCATTACAGATTGTGATTCTTCACACTGTACACGTCAGTTCATTATAGGGTGATAGTTCTGGTCTGAAAAGCAGAGCTTCCTCTCATGAATGGTTAAATTTCAAACTGCTTCTAACCTTTGCTGAAGCCACATTAGAATGCActagaaataaaacattgttttttaatttgaaggcTTGATTGTCAGAGAGAAAATCTTCCTGGCAGATGTTGTCATGAAACTTAAGGTGTACCCCAATGTCAGTGCATGGGAGTTTATAGTACCACTTCCATTAGTGTTGATGGGAGCTCAATGTGTTAATGCCCTGGCGTCAGTAGGAGGTTATGTTCTCTTGAATGTCAAAGTCAGCATACTGTATTGTTGCTTCAGTATCTTCcattacagtttaaaaaaccccaacaaactcAAGTGTAAAACTAGCAATATTTACagttcaatgaaaaaaatatgcctgTATAGTATAGATAGTAGAGACAACTGTGTTGCTGGTCTGAATTTTTCCAAATGGAATCTGTCCTTTTCACATGGACATTTGGATGACTGTAGCT
It encodes:
- the GPR12 gene encoding G-protein coupled receptor 12, coding for MNEDLKVNLSWLPQDHVEASSTENASATGSSLVPVVDPEPELLVNPWDIVLCTSGTLISCENAIVVLIIFHNPSLRAPMFLLIGSLALADLLAGIGLIINFVFAYLLQSEATKLVTIGLIVASFSASVGSLLAITVDRYLSLYYALTYNSERTVTFTYAMLILLWGASICIGLLPVMGWNCLRDESTCSVIRPLTKNNAAVLSVSFLLMFALMLQLYIQICKIVMRHAHQIALQHHFLATSHYVTTRKGVSTLAIILGTFAACWMPFTLYSLIADYTYPSIYTYATLLPATYNSIINPVIYAFRNQEIQKALWLICCGCIPSNLSQRARSPSDV